In Marivirga salinae, a single window of DNA contains:
- a CDS encoding DUF481 domain-containing protein, translating to MRILLLVPVLILFLFTQPLFAQLSLTIESGLAFNGSNDVRYFNEEGNKGDLFSLTDDFTPQQPQVYTRIEAQFRFLDKNIIELTAAPLAFDYEKNSGSSIQFGENEYGLSGNTVTGRYEFNTYRASYRYQFIDREKWSLSAGATVLVRDARIALSENGLEDETTDLGVVPLLSFDGRYKYSENLEFLLKADALVGPQGRAEDVLLGFQYKFKDNGLSARAGYRIIDGGANVTQVYNFSLIHFASVGLQYSFMR from the coding sequence ATGAGAATTCTATTACTTGTACCCGTCCTAATACTTTTCTTATTTACCCAACCTTTATTTGCCCAGTTAAGCCTAACAATAGAATCTGGCTTAGCCTTTAATGGAAGCAATGATGTTCGCTATTTCAATGAGGAAGGCAATAAAGGAGATCTATTTTCATTAACAGATGATTTTACGCCACAGCAACCTCAGGTATATACCAGAATCGAAGCGCAGTTTCGCTTTCTGGACAAGAATATTATAGAATTAACAGCAGCTCCTTTGGCCTTTGATTATGAGAAAAATAGTGGCTCCAGCATTCAGTTTGGAGAAAACGAATACGGATTAAGTGGCAATACGGTAACAGGCCGCTACGAATTTAACACTTATAGAGCTAGTTATCGATATCAATTTATAGATAGGGAAAAATGGAGTTTATCTGCTGGGGCTACTGTGCTAGTCCGAGATGCTAGAATTGCCCTATCGGAAAATGGACTTGAGGATGAGACTACCGATTTGGGTGTGGTGCCGCTCCTGAGCTTTGATGGCCGCTATAAATATTCAGAGAATTTAGAGTTCTTACTGAAAGCAGATGCGCTGGTGGGCCCACAAGGCAGGGCAGAAGACGTTTTACTAGGATTCCAATATAAGTTCAAAGATAATGGGCTAAGTGCCCGAGCAGGCTACAGAATCATTGATGGAGGTGCAAATGTGACTCAGGTATACAATTTTTCGCTGATTCATTTTGCTTCAGTTGGACTGCAGTATAGTTTTATGAGGTGA
- a CDS encoding gliding motility-associated C-terminal domain-containing protein produces the protein MRQISSILILLSILLIHSNKGFSQCGNQKLIPEAKLKTKNNYGYATSYSNGYLAVSEYLNDSIAYNAGIIHLYKKENQSWSPVKKIATQNTSSSQVLGSDLICSDSVIIAKGNVYTSNAGANQILYIYRQNQTGEWPSIETERILIEDTVNSDTRVVIFEMEINEKGELAIIYNKYQGSEVQVKIKIIDLKNGNTILLDESLSGEGKNYYGYFTSLVFKTDVLFISNPDYINEAGEVQGAVFVFEKDVNNEWNLNQKAILTSSAPNQHRFGINMAYENDKLYVANSFDENSMHSRLYIFDKPTSGWADMQESRFIEKSYGYTGTEVELIVKDDIIFWTIPVLEENFSIYMPDNSATSGYVKKEIIKPTDIGDDKMEFGTNPISTGNELILSSRHVYQDESNLQNEWVLIYDLEPNSTTDIENYKNAFKGGFISASDDEFGVQISVSQNTMAIGAKGSSYKWGDRAGSVYIYEKLNGAWDFQEKVNAPEEVNEDAFASRIEIFEDLLFVAAPSYDSIIDGAKYNSTGKVYIYEREGGNWEYLTSLVSPDIQSENEQGHFGRNITYYKGYLAISEIKNDLSSTMAGGRVYLYQYNESSKEFNLELQFENEEDYNYDGFGRDVIINDKYMVIGTGNVSRNASRNLKVYVYKLNSEAFQNELPDYRFASSYTDIFSRFGASIEIKDDLLLVGDPNYESTDTNESATGRVYGFKIPENSTMENINYEDFHITPNETVDYAQFGNYISLNGNDLYIQAKDLWYNQNEIDHLYKFDLNSIIEDETAYGSELEMLDNPENNTKTGFGSTLEIDKGFLILGSPEADTKNGFRSGSVFTTILQPSIERIPDLCNNLTEYELSASPQGGTWKLDQVDLGNNLLDISTLTPGNHTVSYYLNGCIEETTFTLNSNRVVESKSPSSITKCTNDEVELFIELNIDQNNTFGWFHKKEIEADYQLLDSAMNLTRIQSTEPGFYKVRLLNSKCDELEEEFQIINHMVFPELNLKGELEFCEPEAALKLENIDSYEKVTWYFKAENNTGYQKLDVNEDQISIDSSGKYYCSIINSNCEFATDTVSVHFRPKLFPELNLKGEQEFCESEIPLRLENSASYEGMTWYFKGENSTSFQRLDIEEDQIIIEASGEYFCGVKSLNCEFPTDTVSIRYRPELQELFIPNVATVNNDGYNDAFRIKTDYPFKQFLISIYDRYGKQVYQTADQDFKWYADNGYAGNYFYLLKYETECGEIDQRKGWVKIIKP, from the coding sequence ATGCGTCAAATCAGCTCAATACTTATTCTATTATCCATTTTATTGATCCATTCTAATAAGGGATTTAGCCAATGCGGGAATCAGAAATTAATTCCAGAAGCAAAGCTAAAAACAAAAAATAATTATGGCTATGCAACTAGCTACAGTAATGGATACCTTGCTGTTAGTGAGTATCTTAATGATTCTATAGCCTATAATGCTGGGATCATCCATCTCTATAAAAAAGAAAACCAAAGCTGGAGTCCCGTTAAGAAAATAGCCACTCAGAATACGTCATCAAGCCAAGTGTTGGGAAGTGATTTAATATGTAGTGATAGCGTTATCATAGCCAAAGGTAATGTATACACCTCCAATGCGGGTGCAAATCAAATTCTTTATATCTACAGGCAAAATCAAACAGGAGAGTGGCCTTCGATAGAAACAGAGCGAATACTGATAGAGGATACGGTCAATTCTGATACTCGAGTAGTGATATTTGAAATGGAAATAAATGAAAAGGGAGAATTAGCAATTATCTATAATAAATATCAGGGCTCTGAGGTACAAGTTAAGATTAAAATTATTGATCTTAAAAATGGTAATACGATTCTTCTAGATGAGAGTTTAAGTGGAGAGGGAAAGAATTATTATGGCTATTTTACATCCCTTGTTTTTAAGACAGATGTTCTATTTATTTCTAATCCAGATTATATAAATGAAGCAGGAGAGGTACAAGGAGCTGTATTCGTTTTTGAAAAGGATGTCAATAATGAGTGGAATCTGAATCAGAAGGCTATTTTAACATCAAGTGCACCGAATCAACATCGTTTTGGAATCAATATGGCTTATGAAAATGATAAGTTATATGTTGCCAATTCATTCGATGAAAATTCAATGCATTCTCGTCTGTATATTTTTGATAAACCAACATCAGGTTGGGCTGATATGCAAGAAAGCCGATTTATAGAAAAATCATATGGATACACAGGCACTGAAGTAGAACTAATAGTTAAAGACGATATAATCTTCTGGACTATCCCTGTATTGGAAGAAAATTTCTCAATATATATGCCAGATAATTCGGCTACTTCAGGCTATGTTAAAAAAGAAATCATAAAACCCACTGATATTGGAGATGATAAAATGGAGTTTGGTACTAACCCAATAAGCACGGGTAATGAGTTGATATTGAGTAGCAGGCATGTTTACCAAGATGAAAGTAATCTACAAAATGAATGGGTTTTGATCTATGATTTAGAGCCCAATTCTACCACAGACATAGAAAATTACAAAAATGCCTTTAAAGGCGGATTTATTTCTGCATCTGATGATGAATTTGGAGTACAAATTTCAGTAAGCCAAAATACGATGGCAATTGGTGCAAAAGGAAGTTCTTATAAATGGGGAGATAGAGCCGGTAGTGTCTACATTTATGAAAAATTAAACGGAGCATGGGATTTTCAAGAGAAAGTGAATGCACCAGAAGAAGTGAATGAAGATGCTTTTGCAAGCCGAATTGAAATATTTGAGGATTTGTTGTTTGTTGCAGCTCCTAGTTATGACAGCATTATTGATGGTGCAAAGTACAACTCAACAGGTAAGGTATATATTTATGAAAGAGAAGGAGGTAATTGGGAATACCTAACATCCTTAGTATCTCCTGACATCCAATCAGAAAATGAGCAAGGCCACTTTGGAAGAAATATTACTTATTATAAAGGATATCTTGCCATTAGCGAAATTAAAAATGATTTATCAAGTACGATGGCAGGAGGTAGGGTCTATTTATATCAATATAATGAATCGAGCAAAGAGTTTAACTTAGAATTACAATTTGAAAATGAAGAAGACTATAATTATGATGGTTTCGGAAGAGATGTGATCATAAACGATAAATATATGGTTATTGGTACTGGTAATGTTTCCAGAAATGCTTCAAGAAACTTAAAAGTATACGTTTATAAATTAAACTCAGAAGCCTTTCAAAATGAATTACCTGATTATCGTTTTGCTTCTTCCTACACGGATATTTTTTCCAGATTTGGTGCAAGTATTGAAATCAAAGATGATTTATTATTAGTGGGAGACCCCAATTACGAAAGTACGGATACTAATGAATCTGCAACAGGCAGAGTATATGGTTTTAAAATACCTGAAAACTCAACCATGGAAAATATCAATTATGAAGATTTCCACATAACCCCCAATGAAACAGTTGATTACGCTCAGTTCGGGAACTATATCTCTTTAAACGGAAATGACCTTTATATTCAAGCTAAAGATTTATGGTACAATCAGAATGAAATTGATCACCTTTATAAGTTTGATCTAAATTCAATCATTGAAGATGAAACGGCATATGGAAGTGAATTGGAAATGCTTGATAATCCTGAAAATAATACAAAAACTGGTTTTGGGAGTACTTTAGAAATAGATAAAGGATTCCTTATTTTAGGCAGCCCTGAGGCAGATACTAAAAACGGATTCAGATCAGGTTCAGTTTTTACAACAATTCTGCAGCCATCTATAGAAAGAATTCCTGATTTATGTAATAACCTTACAGAATACGAATTAAGCGCTAGTCCTCAGGGAGGAACATGGAAGTTAGATCAAGTAGATTTAGGAAATAATTTGTTGGATATTTCAACATTAACACCAGGAAATCATACGGTTAGCTATTATTTAAATGGCTGTATAGAAGAAACTACTTTTACACTAAATTCTAATAGAGTAGTTGAATCGAAATCACCTAGCAGCATTACAAAATGCACAAATGATGAAGTGGAACTATTTATTGAGCTAAATATTGATCAGAATAATACGTTTGGGTGGTTTCATAAGAAAGAAATAGAAGCTGATTACCAGCTCTTAGACTCTGCAATGAATCTTACTCGCATTCAATCTACCGAGCCAGGATTTTATAAAGTACGTTTATTAAATTCAAAATGCGATGAGCTGGAAGAGGAGTTTCAAATCATCAACCATATGGTATTTCCTGAGCTTAATTTAAAGGGAGAACTGGAATTTTGTGAGCCGGAAGCAGCGCTAAAATTAGAAAATATCGACTCATATGAGAAAGTGACCTGGTATTTCAAAGCAGAAAATAATACTGGCTATCAAAAATTAGATGTTAATGAAGATCAAATAAGTATTGACTCTAGTGGGAAATATTATTGCTCTATAATAAATTCAAACTGCGAATTCGCAACCGACACGGTTTCCGTTCACTTTAGGCCTAAGTTGTTTCCAGAACTCAATTTAAAAGGGGAGCAGGAATTTTGTGAATCGGAAATTCCGCTAAGATTAGAAAATTCTGCTTCCTATGAGGGGATGACATGGTATTTCAAAGGAGAAAACAGTACTAGCTTTCAAAGATTAGATATTGAAGAGGACCAGATAATTATTGAAGCTAGCGGAGAGTATTTTTGTGGTGTTAAAAGTTTAAACTGCGAATTCCCTACTGATACAGTATCCATTCGCTATAGACCGGAATTGCAAGAATTATTTATTCCTAATGTGGCAACTGTTAACAATGATGGCTACAATGATGCATTTAGAATTAAAACGGATTATCCTTTCAAACAATTTTTAATTTCGATTTACGATAGATACGGTAAGCAGGTATATCAAACTGCTGATCAAGACTTTAAATGGTATGCAGATAATGGATATGCCGGAAACTATTTTTACCTATTGAAATATGAAACTGAATGTGGAGAAATAGACCAAAGAAAGGGTTGGGTTAAAATAATTAAGCCCTAA
- a CDS encoding phage holin family protein, translating to MDLTEFIIRLLLSAAAVFISAKILSGVKVDSYGQAVIVAIVLGIINAIVKPILVFLTIPITIITLGLFLLVINALMIMLVDKIMKGFKVKSFWWAFFFSIILSVLNAILQSLF from the coding sequence ATGGATTTAACCGAATTTATCATCCGATTACTGCTCTCAGCTGCTGCAGTTTTCATTAGTGCAAAAATACTATCTGGTGTGAAAGTGGATAGCTATGGACAGGCTGTAATTGTAGCTATTGTATTAGGAATTATTAATGCTATCGTTAAACCCATTTTGGTTTTCCTTACCATCCCCATCACCATCATAACTTTAGGTTTGTTCCTTTTAGTGATTAACGCTCTGATGATTATGCTGGTCGATAAAATTATGAAAGGCTTTAAGGTTAAGAGCTTTTGGTGGGCTTTTTTCTTTAGTATTATTCTATCAGTGCTGAATGCTATTTTGCAGTCACTTTTTTAG